The Aedes aegypti strain LVP_AGWG chromosome 1, AaegL5.0 Primary Assembly, whole genome shotgun sequence sequence tccctggccacgatcacagggtttgacggtgccaaagtagaaggtgcaccataataatacccgtctgtgaaacatatcaccttcccaatactttggcacacctctaacggttcatgatttatcatgaaacggctgcattcaggcggaggatctgttaatatgtttcggcatattatcaggtcctcttcgaacggagggaccgccagggctcattagttacttataaatcagtgctggttgttgatggttcagttcgtttaccacgagctgtagcatcctttatactaatcagtaatggttgttaagtttcgaagctaacgtgtgatcaatcgttttataatgcaacataagaatgggtgtttggtggtaCTGCGCGTATCActtgttattaaatttagtaaTTGTGTTGGTGTTAATAGTgtgtttataataaaatctatggtgatgaaaatttgaaaatgaaattggaagtgattctgatagttttgtaagaaatataataatgatgatgtataatgatgtgaactctactaatttaaaAAAGGCCATAATACAAAATGGCttgaagtgattttgttttactgtaactttgttgatagtgctaaattgtagtttgaatagtaatgactctacagcaacaaaaaaaaacgaaacatttaaattgaatatcttttaattacttagtaatgctaacagatggtaaatgctaatatcaatgaatttatatgaaaatggtgtgatgtgaaaagtgatattatggaaagtatatctgaagtgtattacgaaagttgatgagtgataatcggtgataaacgtgatagtgtcgaagtgtgacgatagtgagtgatgaaatgttatggggaatgaggaccttttaataaaactatttcgttcttcactttaaccactctagtagcatttcaggccttatcatagattgtactagactgcaaaactacggtaagggctgattgctgctagggtacacagtgaccatttgagcaacattgcttaggaacgtctgtgtgatgaacgcaatagaggcttataaaagcaaatgctgggaaggagcttagggcagattaagagtgccagtactacccctatcgctaccgacaaaaaaaaaaaaaaaaaaaaaaaaaaaaaaaaaaaaaaaaaaaaaaaaaaaaaaattaatttgggTTTATTCTGGCGTGACGTATGTATTGTCGGTCTCGTGTAACGAAGTTAcgattctcgactcgagtgaagtggctcgccgtgcaaatcaaatggatgtgcttattctgcgcggcgtgagTCGAGACGACTTGTTCTCatcgcgagtgacgtgagacgactaatgttaatcaaatgggagcgagtcgacaattgtcacctcattcgactcgtgtcatctcacacgccgcgcagaataagcatgggagagtcacttcacttcACCTCGCtgtacgagaccgacaattttCACCTCACCCCACTAGTAGAATGAACTCAATTTCTCCGTTATCTTGACCTTCATTGCCTtcgctctcagcgccattcaggtgctcgtcgaagtgctgcttccacctttcgatcacttcacgctcgtccgtctaaatgctcccatccttatccctgcaaaTATCtgttcgcggcacgaagccagtgcgggatgcgttgagcttctgatagaacgtccgtgtttcttgagaccggcacagctgtctCTTCGCACTCTCTCTTCTCCAGGCGGCATTTTTTTCTCCCGCATAAGAAGGGTCTGTTGCTGCCGTTTCTGTTTATAATGTCCCACGTTatgtcgggtcccttgctgcagcatgaacGCCAGCGCTGCATTCttttcctccagaatctgcctaaaTTCCTCTTCgtaccaatcgttccgtcgacttcgTCCCATGTACCCGAtcttgctctcagctgcatcgttgatggctgcatTTACTGTACTCCAGAAGTCCTCGAGAAGGGTTTCATCCAGTCAACTCTCTTctggttgcttaagccgctctagctCATACCCGGACGGTCgttggtaccgtacgttgttgacTACGGAAAGTTTTGGGctcagtttgaccatcaccagatactGGTCATGGTCATAGTGGAtcttagcgccacgataggtcctggcGTCGATAATGTCAAAGAAGTACCAGCTATCAATTataacgtggtcgatttgtgattctgtctgctgtggtaatctccaggtgtattggtatggaaggctgtCTGTCTCAAGTTCGTCGCAAATCAATTGGACTCTTGAGCTACCATGGGAAGAGAGGATTAACGATGTGACTTTCACTAACATTTTGAGAACGCAAGCTTGAATTCGTTAGTTTCCATATATTTAAACCACTATTCAATCATAAACCTATCCTATCAATTACTGGCGCTCGCTTTCTGTTCATCTTCCTCATCCGACTCCTCCGCTGCCTCCTCCTCACCGGCCTTGCCCTTCTTGGCAGCGGCCTTACCCTCGGCCGGCACGTACAAAAATGAATCTATCTTGAGCACCTCCCCCGAGGGAGGGCTCTTCAGCAGCACCCTGGTTATGAACTTACCCTCTCGCTTCGGTCTCATCGTGTTGATGTCCTTCAGCAAAATGGCCAGATTCTCCTCCAGTTGTTTCGCGTCCATCTGCAACGTTCCGACGCAAGCGACAATCTGTCCATAGTCTTTCTGGTTTTCGTCCTTCTCGGCCGAGTACTGGATTCCGTTCGAGTACCGTTTGACCATATCGGCCAGTTCCACTTCCAGCGTTCCCTGGCGGGGATTGGGGAATTTGTTCCTCTTCAGAAGCCCCCGAATCACCACCAAATCCGGCAGGATGTTGGGATGGGCTAAGACAAAGGGATATTCCGAAACTTGTAGGTCGCCGTTTTGAATCTCCTTGATGAGCTCAACTCCGCCTACAAGGGTAGCACCAGCATCGCTGGCCTCCTTCAGATTTTCCTGTCCCTTGGCGAACACGATAATGTTCCGGTTCTCACCGTGGTCAAACTTGTGCGGAATGGCCACCATCCGTTGGAAGTTATCCACAAAGCGGGTGATCTTCTCCGCCTGCATATTGAGCTCCACCTGGGCCAGCAGGGGCGCATTCGGCAGATTGATCATCGTCGGATGGTGCGTCTCCCGGTGGCACTGGATAGCTTCCTCCACCGTGTAAACCCGCCACTTGTAGTACTTACTGACCCAGCAGTTGTCCACGGGATCCTGCTTCCAGCTATCGTCGATGTGCTTGTTGGTCTGGTTCAAATTGAGCCTGTAACGAAAAATCCTACAATCAGCACACCCAGTTCCGGCTCCGTCCCACTTCAACTTCTACTCACTTGCCCTTGTTCCGCATATCGTGCCGGATGAATCCGACCTTTTCCACCACTTTTTTGACTTTGGCCTTGCGAGCCTTCTCACGGGTTCCCTTTCGAGCGGCCAAATCGACGACGGCGGTTTGCAGTGGCCGGGCGTTCGTCAGCAGCACTGAACGCACTCCCAGCCTGGCCAGTGCCAAGTTACTGACGGTGAACATTTTGcttgtttttcaataaaaccggAATCTTACCGGGGAAATGCAATATTCCACTTACTGTTTAGGTAACACTCTGATGGTGGGTGCAAGCATGCGAACGAACTTCGCGATCGGAATGTTTTGACATCGACTACTGTCACTCCATCAGCCGGTCAGCCGGGTTTACACTGTAGAGGAAAGTGGGGCAATTTGAGGCGTGGAACGTTTTAATTTCGgcggcttgtttaggggtatcccggtcaaccagtcagcgAGTTTccgattcgttttgaatcgttGGCGATTGCCATCGTTGGaaaaagatctataaagaaatcggtcatgcacaaattacgtcacgctccgagggggggagggggtcaagccaaacgtgacaagccttacaaaaatttcggagaactcatacaaaaaacgtaacaaagggggggagggggtcgaaaaagttgaaatttagcgtgccATAATTTATGTACCATCCCTATTCTGCatctacacgcagcgaactggactatcgaatttcatacattttgccttatgaaaggtggaacgaatattgcaatacgaacgctttatgtatcgttttagggttttagcatcactccacatcaaggcgttgataggcgcgtggtgtacgctcgggcctatcgatcgcaaggttcttggttcgattccaggttgccgcgaaaacgtttttttgtatttaaattcgggtttcataaggcaaatttatgaatttcaatccgatttcttgtggcaaatTTTCATGAGGGGTTCCTAtttttatcgatagtccatttgcctgagtgtacttTAAAAGATGAACcggaatccaaagtttcataattgggtcctaaaatgtttaatgaattcttgtttttatttaataatacgaaagagcatgttattacaactactttagcaagttttccagctcaaataacggctataacatttttaaacttcaattttaaaaatggattcgaatatgaaccttgacacttgtgatcttgtttgacattcactttttcgacaaaaatgccacagggcatatagtttgaacactggggttgttcctatctgacatttcggaagggacacggaaaacaaaatatacccaacatttgagtttaaaccaaaaggtgtgacaaaatcataaaaaaatgttttttgtacttaaaccaatgaaaatcaattaaaaattgagtaaacatgtgtttctgccctaaacttaagcgtttggtactaaaattgagacagggctttaggaccctattattcgtgccctggaactatttttaaaacacgtttgaactagtgatcctttatagagagataagcggaagtaaaatggaatgatttggcaacagacgagcagtgctgattttgctcggcgtcgagaataatattgtaacacggacatgacttcctcattgctataaagtgtattttgtttcattatagatctttgagctacatatttatcaaaactaataaacagccgaaaaaatcaaaaattaaaaatcgcattgacaaaaatttaaaaaagtaaaacatttcatttttttgcttgtcttaagctaagtatgctgtttcgctcaagaaaagtaaagaaattccttgactgaaagggtcaagaaattttctacagagagccccctttaaagtgacatttcttctcaactgcgtactgcgatcagaaaaaagtaattttcttgaccatttcttgggagaaattttccacgcatcgagataggcgattccttttcttgtcagtagcaaaccggcctttaaactcaaaatttgattgttttttgttttccgtgtcccttccgaaatgtcagataggaaaaactccacactcagaaacacggctAGTCgcagaatgactaaattttagtaatttatgactattttctatctgcctctctttcattctgcagggaattttattcctatttgtcaattcgcctgggttgaagcatcgcaaagcttcaacccaggcgaaataACATTTATAGCCTAGTATCCACATCCtaagtagagcggtcaagtacaatttgttgctaaattttgacagctgattcagaatgagcgaagtgtcacttttacttgcggaataattgagcggcacatttttccgtatacGGAATAGTGACaactccatttgatttgtacggcaggcgttaccaatgttacaaaatcagctctacttgtcaactggatacagctcaagtacccaagtaaccacaagcattataccattgcattaatttggtcgaaagacaacttatcttgcattaataatgttatcatgcatttcttcaataactgtcaagcaatgatgcatttgattaacattgtaaatgctttgtagcattattttaatatagcattatgctaagcgtttagagtgaatatacagttatcCTGTCATACAATATTACATAACCTCATTgaacgcactcgaatctgtaataaatcagtaagacgatcgagcacgttcgcactcgctcaATACGTTTTGTGagatatggaagaataatgaaatgactttctttcatctctaacccccatttcatgatctaaggatgtattcattcaaaattgttgtatttcatctatgagactcttttattTATAAGGAGCgagaggaaatgtcgatcaatttctctcccctgaaatctgtttaatgcgctagggctttgttttgtgggttaaATTCTGTTATTTTCTCTACGAaaaagaatggtgatcaaattatttctattgatgtttcatttggtgaggaaaggaaatcaatcgccgaagagaattctttctattcgtaataactgggcgaatagtaatgttaacacacacagtggcttcgtttataaggaacttttatcctaccttattacatcagcagctttagcacaggacaccaacgcgccaggcatccagcacaccatcatcctagttgtgggttcgaatcctgattccaacaaaaaaatcattaagctggtaaagaaaaccattgaaaggtagtcaatggatccattgttttgtttatttttaacgcaagccctaaacatacattattttaagctaatatacacCATGAAtcctaaatatacaaacataaatgctttagtagggcttgtgcattaaaactgctttaccaagtattgcattaatttggttgttgtggggccctttcccactttaattatgctttataaagctcttaaaggttatgtcactttaaaacaaaatctgatagcacactatagagcaaacataaagtattcatatatagcttcgtggttacttgggtaatttggacagctgaagtatttcttggccattacttgtcctacccgcatagaaaaacacAGTTTGTCGAACATTTCAAACAGTAAAGTTCTTCTAACCGAAGTGGTTAATGTATCACGAACAGTTGCTTTTACGTTGAACAATAAAAGAGTTTTAGGTTTCAACTATAAATAATTGTTTGCCTAATGTATATCAAATTGTCATAATAAATCATATTGTACAGACATTGTTGAACGGTATGAGAATGGAAACTAACGAGAAATAGTTGAAATGTAACTTAACATTTCGTTGAATGGTTCGTAATAATATTTCGCAACACACTTTCGCATATGCATTTCACTATACATTACTTATAACTAACAGTTTGGCAAATTGTTATTTTCTGTACACGTTACAAAATAACACAACAGCTCTGTAACTTTTAAACTGGCGTTTAATCCTACTTCACACACATAGTGAACCGCagaattaaatttacttaaatgtAAATAGGTTTTTCAACGAGATTTGTGAAAATGTTAATAAAGTTATGCCGTTATTTGAAACTCATAAGTTTCTAGAAGTTCCAAAAGTTCAGTTAGAATAGCCGCTATGTAGAATTTTTTAAGCGTGCCTGCTGTTGTATTTACCTTTcagtgaaaaaataaatgaaaaaaatgttccaatatTTAGAGTGCTCTAGAGTGCCAAATACGTTGCTCCGCGCCATCAGTTCCTGTCTAAATCCTGCCGCAGCTCACAACAATTCGGTTTTCCATTATCGCTCCGGTACCATGTGCCCACGGAGACGAAAAAATCGTCTTTCCCCGGCAATTGAATCGCGAATGTGTGGTAAATTTCCGTTTGGAGAATTCCTCATTCATTTGGAATTATATGTGCAGAATCGTCGATAGAAGGAGAGTGGAAATGCCACAGATAGAGTCGAATGGCCACCACCGACGGCAGCAATCTTAGCGACATCGTAGTTGGTAAGTTTTTGTATCTAtatgtaatgtttttttttacatcttTTTTTTCTCCGGTAGAACATGATTTCTTTTGATGACGAAGATGGGGCAGCCTCCAGGAGCTTCCATTGGCCCCGCAGGGAAAAGATGTTCGGTGATGCGAGTTGGATAGAACAACGAAAAGAAATGTTTTCACATGACAGAACAATGAACAGCAATCACCTAACAATCACTTCGTACATTCGTGAAATAAACTAGTTAAAAAAGGCAATTCCAACATTACTtatgtttttttcatttttatcaaGAATCATCAAAACAGGAGGTACATGCGGTAAAATCTTATGGTATAAACACATACCCACATTATAATAAACGGTGAAAAAACAATAACGCACAGTAAATCAATCATTATACATACATTATTCGTTTCATTTCAAGGTTACAGTTTAACAATTCTGCAACTGTTTGGGTTACAGTGAATTGTGCAGAAAATGGATGGTAAACCGGTCATTTGGcaaattgttttcgaaaaaaaatgttcgaggAAATCTGCGTTtttaaatggttacataacttaaccgcctattccccatatTGTTATTTTCCAGATTACTGTTCATCAAACTGTTAAAACCGTTACCGGTAGGGTTGATATATTGTTTATTTGGATGTTTTAGGGAATTATTCAAACGTGGTTGCAAATGGTTACGAATGGTATGGGGAACAGTATGAATATGGTTTATAATTATGCGggtatccttttgcacagtacttacgaagtggatacCAACCATATGGTGGTATGCTTCATCGAATTTAATACGCCGATCGCGGATTGGCGTATTAAATTCGATGGAACTTACGCCGATCGCGTATTATGCttcgattttactatagtaaaatcgaggattgGCGTATTAaattcgatggagcttaccaccattagtgtagaaattcacagcagaatgaaaaagaggcagatagaaaacagtcattaatgcataaactttagtaattctgtgactatttttatttctgagtgcagtgttaaaactaaaacccctgtggtgttttgccgactaagcgaacgtcaaacatgatcaaaagtgtcaaggttcatttatggacgaaatttttaaattaaagttcaaatatgatatagccgttatttgactctggttaaatcaacagaagaatttttcttatgttatggtagagttaacagattaatgtagtcggttgaaaatcgttggtgcagttcttaattttattatggattcagtagtttctgcaataaaattcatttcagtgtaccaTACAGTggactgttcaaaacaatatattgtactgtaattgtattgtcattttacatatactgtattgtatttccaatatattgaatggtactgtcaCAATTcgttatattgctgtttgcgtttgacgtgcaaatccagccCAACTGGGCTTCAAACGCGGTAACAcgaagtaaccaaaggatacttagcaaccatgatccatatcaccgacaacccagcaaagaaaatcaaactttgacatcgcattccttgttaaaaatcttaccgcatttggtgttcccgcatttgaaatttgcatttcaaacgcacacagcaatattatttttgtatggggctctgcacaaaaatcattggCTCTCTTTCCCCCCATGAAataagtaaacaacaaggccagttaacgtcaaaatcccatacaaaatcaaaataatgcagAGCCCCATTCTCGCATAacatatgatctcgccctaaaagccattggtaaccatgtgtgtagctcgttgttccTGAGTacttgaatggatttacacgttatttaacaacgctagggTGATAAAAGGATCATTTTCTACCTGCCAGTgcacgcagaagaatttctgtatgttGAGATAAAAATCCTGTCAATTACTTTTACTTACGCACAAATAGTTGATTCGGAATAAAATTAACTTATGCCAACactaaattaacgtcaaatcaaatacacacacttctttgattgagctatcgacttgtacttataacaattataattttgataattatcactattcggaaacattcacctccctagacttcaagtcatgctcacaaatctacttacttctaacttgcaaggaatagtgtaggtgctaaGATGACCACCTTTCACGCAGGATACCACATATCAAGTTTGTCGACTCgccctttgttttcatttttgcaatgttatttttagatcgataaagcagcaccgaatcttttcagatatgttgataaagcagaacaaaatgctgagtaaactttgcaaaatattgtaaactcaataaaattcactttgagtcaactaaaatatagttaaattttgacgtttgacgtttgtaaattcaatcaaaaatatagttgtcaaCAACTATATGGTATAGTTATGTTTAAATATATACTGTCAATTCAACTATAGTTTTAGTTATCTCCAAATtaaccttaaaatatagttaaattgaccggaaaaatgattacgagcactatattttgttctccgtgtgatgttggtttggatgattattcattcatttgctcagaaacaacgagctacacacgtggttaccaatggcttttagggcgttatctcagagtacgtgagcattgtattttttatccgcgtttccgcacttatgaACCCGCCCGCACCCATAAGGTGGGAACTGCGAAATATTTCAGAGGATCCCTAATACCTACATGCAGAAGCCGATGAACTAATCTATGATGACGTtacgctgcaacttccagcgggaagaaaaccttttgCTGCGGGCCGTGCAGAGGGATGACATCatagtttttcaatatggtattcaggcttgataattctcctcaacatcatcagagttcggtgacatactctagagcagcgtgctgccagtgcctctttgcgagggagccaaaaaatgctaagcagcgaggcaacgaaaaatgagcgaggaagatgcagcacaaaaaaagCCGAGTTAAATTCCATCCATTTACTTTGAGCGGATGGAGCGGATTGACTCAGTTGTCGTTGATCAACAACAGAGAGGAAGCACGGAGCTGCATAATCGGTGGAATGTGTCTAAACATCAAGCAAATTCCAATCCCAGCCGGTTCTACAACACCATTTAGATGTTCTCCTGGGCTTGCTAGTGGTCCGGAGATTGGCCCGGATTCAGCAGGATGCTGATTATCGGTTCCGTGATGTGGCCGGAAAGGATGGATACGACGGATAACATAACGGAGGCGTCATACACGGACTGCCCAAGAAGCAGAACAGTCGTCTATATGATGTGTTGGCCAGGTTTTCTGACAGAAGCGGTTCCTGCATGATCAAAACGGTGATTTACTTCGAGATAAGAAGCATCGTCTTCGGCGCCAGGTGCAAGAGTTGCTGTCAAACTTGACGGAAGATGACCAGAAGCGGCATGTGGCTGAAGGAAAAGATGATCTGGATCATGTCGGTGATCAAAGTACTTCGTGAGTGGAGATAGGCGGAAAATAGTTGACGTTCGTTGACCAGTTTATATTTTTCGATGGGAGGGGGGGGGGCTTGGGGCATGTTGTGAATTAATAAATTGTCCCTGGTTTCTCTGTATATGCCCTTACTCACAACTCTGAATTATTTTATTGGTTATTAAATTGGGTTTAAAATTAATCATCATATTAACATAACTCATTGCtggaaattccaaagattaAATCACATATTTTCGGGTTTCCTGCCGAGGATTGGGCTATCACATTTACTGACAATATCGTTCTGCAGTGTTGTTTAATATGCTGCTCCTTAAATATTAGAATGATGATTAGTGAAATTGTAGATAGCAACAGTATACATTTACCTACCCCTTCTGGAAGCTGCAATCCAGTACCGTAATCATAGTCGACGGATGCGCTTTCTCGCATGTAAAGAAAAATTACCTATAtacaaacaaaaatagttttcttaaGATTTCCCAGAATTAAGCCTCTTATGTGCGATTCTGGTAGCAAATAGTTAccatttactcaatttttacacACAGGCTCACAGTTTTCCACAATCTTTTCACCCAGTTAACTTGTATTGCAATTGAATTCAAGTAACATAAAGAATTAaagcaaaaataatgaaaattaaaagcATACATAAATCAAAACTGTTTACAGAAAAACTGTAGCACTATGCTCACCATCATCTACATCACCATTGATTCTCCTTCCACCCATTCACATCTTCATGCATCTCATCAATCTAAGCGCATCGTTTAGCAGAAGATGTCAGCACACGAAGCACGTCAAAATCTAGAATGATACACTGAtctaaaaaatctaattttatcCAAAAGTGCATCTAATCGGTGATTTGGATGTGTCGCCCCCCTCGCAAACACATGAGTATTTCACTATACAATACTTTAATGcaacagtttggcaaacagtTACACGGGTTGGTATTTGTGAGCAACATGCACACACAATTTTCATCTTTTTTGACACTTTCAAATAATTACACCCTGCTGTGTACAAATGTGTAGTTTTTACAGAGCGTTTATTATAATTCAGATATTTGAACTAAAACAGATGACCTGagaacaatatatttttttaattatttcattttaatcaattaagttgttgaaaaatttgaagccattatgctttttttatttttggtgtGCTATGCAAAAGTTCTACAGCCTTTGTGTTAATTTTTTAAGTGTGCAAGTTTTCGTTCAAGTGTGTCTTGTTTACTTTATGATAccgaaagtgaaaaaaaatattcagagaaGCCGGTATCCCGAAAAGCCCGTATCCAGATTGCAGGAAATCTTTCGACCTCCAGCGGCTTTAGAAGAGTTCACAACGTAAGTCACTCTGGCTCAAAACAACCGGCCGTTTTCATCGAACCAAGAGCGGTCTTCCCATCAGACGGTCAAGGATGGTCGTCATCCGGTAAGTGTTTGCGCAACTTTTCTGAATGAAGCCTAATTTGCTGCTAAAAAGGAATCgcaaaagaaatttctcgtcgattccttgcagaaattttctacagcggctcccatttgaactgacatt is a genomic window containing:
- the LOC5565138 gene encoding uncharacterized protein LOC5565138, whose amino-acid sequence is MFTVSNLALARLGVRSVLLTNARPLQTAVVDLAARKGTREKARKAKVKKVVEKVGFIRHDMRNKGKLNLNQTNKHIDDSWKQDPVDNCWVSKYYKWRVYTVEEAIQCHRETHHPTMINLPNAPLLAQVELNMQAEKITRFVDNFQRMVAIPHKFDHGENRNIIVFAKGQENLKEASDAGATLVGGVELIKEIQNGDLQVSEYPFVLAHPNILPDLVVIRGLLKRNKFPNPRQGTLEVELADMVKRYSNGIQYSAEKDENQKDYGQIVACVGTLQMDAKQLEENLAILLKDINTMRPKREGKFITRVLLKSPPSGEVLKIDSFLYVPAEGKAAAKKGKAGEEEAAEESDEEDEQKASASN